One Bradyrhizobium zhanjiangense DNA segment encodes these proteins:
- the sctR gene encoding type III secretion system export apparatus subunit SctR: protein MVDIQPSILALVAATVGLGLLTFAVVTTTAFIKVSVVLFLIRNALGTQSIPPNIVLYGAALILTVFIDAPVFEQTYNRVTDMQLRYQTADDWLTAAKEGSEPLRAHLKKFTTEEQRTFFLSSTEHIWSEEMRGNATADDFAILVPSFLISELKRAFEIGFLLYLPFITIDLIVTTILMAMGMSMVSPTMISVPFKLFLFVTIDGWSRLMHGLVLSYASPGS, encoded by the coding sequence ATGGTTGACATTCAACCGAGCATCCTTGCGCTTGTTGCGGCGACCGTCGGCCTCGGCCTGTTGACGTTCGCAGTCGTCACAACGACGGCGTTCATCAAGGTTTCCGTCGTTCTCTTCCTGATCCGCAACGCGCTCGGCACTCAGTCCATACCACCGAACATCGTTTTGTATGGCGCTGCATTGATCCTTACCGTGTTCATAGACGCCCCGGTATTCGAGCAAACATACAACCGCGTGACCGATATGCAACTTCGTTACCAAACCGCCGACGACTGGTTGACCGCCGCCAAGGAGGGCAGCGAGCCGCTGCGCGCCCATCTCAAGAAGTTCACCACTGAGGAGCAGCGCACGTTCTTCCTGTCGTCGACGGAACATATCTGGTCGGAGGAGATGCGCGGCAACGCAACAGCCGATGATTTTGCAATCCTCGTTCCGTCCTTTTTGATCTCGGAGCTTAAGCGTGCGTTTGAAATCGGTTTCCTTCTTTATCTTCCGTTCATCACAATTGACCTGATTGTGACGACAATTCTGATGGCCATGGGCATGTCAATGGTGTCACCAACAATGATATCCGTTCCTTTCAAGCTCTTTCTGTTCGTCACAATCGACGGCTGGTCACGGCTCATGCACGGATTGGTCTTAAGCTACGCATCTCCGGGGAGTTGA
- the sctQ gene encoding type III secretion system cytoplasmic ring protein SctQ, with protein MGEPALFQPAVKLSHGVVSWLNEVAAPRTVLQSRLGDKPLSIRISRLVWQAEPYAMSMLDCVFCAGDETAVLSLPRLLVEALISMVQYGLTLPSDPTRSLLLELALEPWLARLEIMLARNLQLIRIEDATAKDPYLELDVTFGPLAAKARLFLFAPLDGLVPSAFRVLGELIGQLPRDLGKISSELPVVIAREIGSLRAPVRLLRQAQPGDALLPDVIPFAHGQLILAADKLWAPAQVAGDRLILRGPFRLQSHPLRYANMTIRPQAEQAIPPSEADIDSVEITLVFECGRWPIPLGTLRSISEGHVFELGRQLDGPVDIVANGQLIGRGDIVRVGEALGIRLRSRLAVNG; from the coding sequence GTGGGTGAACCCGCATTATTTCAGCCAGCGGTAAAGTTGTCGCATGGCGTGGTCTCGTGGCTCAACGAGGTCGCCGCACCACGCACGGTTCTGCAGAGCCGCCTTGGCGATAAGCCGCTATCGATCCGTATAAGCCGGCTTGTTTGGCAGGCCGAGCCATATGCCATGTCGATGCTCGACTGCGTATTTTGCGCCGGAGACGAGACCGCTGTCTTGTCCTTGCCCCGCCTTCTCGTCGAGGCGCTGATTTCAATGGTCCAGTATGGCCTTACTTTACCTTCCGACCCAACCCGCTCGCTGCTTCTCGAACTTGCTCTGGAACCTTGGCTCGCTCGATTAGAGATCATGCTCGCGCGGAATTTGCAGCTGATCCGCATCGAAGACGCGACGGCCAAAGACCCCTATTTGGAGCTCGATGTTACTTTCGGACCGCTGGCGGCCAAGGCCCGCCTGTTCTTGTTCGCGCCACTTGACGGTCTGGTTCCGTCTGCGTTTCGTGTGTTAGGCGAGTTGATCGGCCAGTTACCGCGAGACTTAGGCAAGATTTCTTCGGAATTGCCGGTCGTGATTGCGAGAGAGATCGGCTCGCTGCGGGCGCCCGTCAGGCTTCTTCGTCAAGCACAGCCCGGCGACGCACTGCTGCCCGACGTCATTCCATTTGCCCATGGCCAGCTCATCCTCGCTGCGGACAAGTTGTGGGCGCCGGCGCAGGTCGCGGGCGACAGACTTATCCTTCGGGGACCATTCCGCCTGCAGTCCCATCCTCTAAGGTATGCAAATATGACGATACGACCCCAAGCGGAGCAAGCAATCCCGCCCTCGGAAGCCGACATCGACAGTGTTGAGATCACGCTTGTGTTCGAATGCGGCCGCTGGCCCATCCCGCTGGGTACGTTGAGAAGCATCAGCGAGGGGCACGTGTTCGAGCTTGGCCGGCAGCTGGACGGTCCGGTCGACATTGTCGCCAACGGTCAATTGATCGGCCGCGGCGACATCGTACGTGTCGGTGAAGCGTTGGGCATCCGGTTACGTAGCAGGTTGGCGGTCAATGGTTGA
- a CDS encoding EscU/YscU/HrcU family type III secretion system export apparatus switch protein — protein sequence MNDTSEEKNLPPSHKKLRDARKKGQSPRSADFVTAASLCAGFGCLCFRAGPIEDEWREAVRLIDKLQEQPFTSAARQALVGLMDLSVTAAAPILGAAVVAAILAGVLAGGGLTISVEPLKPSFEKLDPVKGLKRIVSQRSVVELGKSIVKVLVLGATFVFTVLASWRALVYLPVCDLSCFGFVFKELKVLIAIAAGALLIGGLADLLIQRWLFLRDMRMTQSEAKRESKEQDGNPQIKGEHRRLRRESANESPLGIHRATVILTGRATLIGLRYVRGETGVPVLVCRGEGETASQLLAEARAQRLSIVEDHVLARQLIRKGAMGKAVPTECFERVAKAVFAAGLV from the coding sequence ATGAACGACACGAGCGAAGAGAAAAACCTTCCACCAAGTCACAAGAAGCTGAGGGACGCGCGTAAGAAAGGGCAGAGCCCGCGCAGCGCCGACTTTGTGACCGCGGCAAGCCTTTGCGCTGGTTTCGGCTGCCTGTGCTTTAGGGCGGGCCCGATCGAAGACGAATGGCGCGAAGCCGTGCGGCTCATCGACAAGCTGCAGGAACAGCCCTTCACCAGTGCGGCCCGGCAGGCGTTGGTCGGATTGATGGACCTTTCTGTAACAGCCGCGGCTCCCATCCTAGGTGCGGCGGTTGTTGCGGCGATTTTGGCCGGTGTCCTGGCCGGCGGCGGGCTGACGATTTCGGTTGAGCCGCTTAAACCCAGCTTTGAGAAATTGGACCCCGTCAAAGGGCTGAAGCGGATTGTCTCCCAGCGGTCGGTTGTCGAGCTTGGAAAGTCTATCGTCAAAGTTTTGGTTCTTGGCGCTACGTTCGTTTTTACTGTGCTCGCAAGTTGGAGGGCACTGGTATACTTGCCCGTTTGCGATTTGAGCTGCTTTGGTTTTGTCTTTAAAGAGCTCAAAGTGCTGATCGCGATTGCTGCCGGCGCTCTTCTGATTGGCGGCTTGGCCGATCTGCTCATTCAGCGTTGGTTGTTCTTGCGCGACATGCGCATGACGCAGAGCGAAGCCAAGCGCGAGTCCAAGGAACAGGATGGTAATCCGCAGATCAAGGGTGAACACCGCAGGCTCCGCCGGGAGTCGGCGAACGAGTCTCCGCTCGGCATCCATCGGGCGACAGTGATACTGACGGGGCGAGCGACATTGATTGGGCTGCGCTACGTTCGGGGCGAGACCGGCGTCCCGGTACTGGTGTGCCGCGGCGAGGGCGAAACGGCTTCACAGTTACTGGCGGAGGCGCGCGCCCAACGTCTGAGCATTGTCGAGGATCATGTGTTGGCGCGTCAGCTGATCCGAAAAGGTGCGATGGGCAAGGCCGTTCCGACGGAGTGTTTCGAGAGGGTTGCAAAGGCAGTCTTTGCCGCCGGCCTAGTTTAG
- the sctT gene encoding type III secretion system export apparatus subunit SctT, translating to MDALSPTETRTLIQTAVEFVVAGGLGAARALGIMLVLPVFTRPHISGLIRASATLVIGLPCLMQIRNGLQTLDPGTRMIAVSLLGLKEIFIGLLFGFLLSIPLWSIQAVGDIIDTQRGISSQVDDPATRSQTAPMGLFLGTAAVTIFVVSGGLQTMVRCLYGSYLIWPVYRLLPPLTHHGAMEFIGLLDHIMHTTLVVAGPVLALLLLIDVSLMLLGRFAPQIKLNDLSPTIKNAAFGIIMVSYAVFLIEYMGAEIIRFNGVLEWLEKFLK from the coding sequence ATGGATGCCTTGTCACCCACCGAGACGCGAACTCTGATTCAGACTGCTGTCGAGTTCGTCGTTGCGGGCGGACTTGGCGCGGCCCGGGCCCTCGGCATTATGCTGGTTCTTCCGGTATTCACGCGACCGCACATTAGCGGGCTTATCCGCGCAAGCGCTACGCTTGTGATTGGATTGCCTTGCTTGATGCAGATCAGGAACGGCTTGCAGACACTAGATCCGGGCACGCGTATGATTGCGGTCTCGCTCCTCGGTTTGAAGGAGATATTTATCGGCCTGCTGTTCGGTTTTCTGCTTAGTATACCACTTTGGAGCATCCAGGCCGTTGGTGACATCATTGATACGCAGCGCGGCATCTCCAGCCAGGTGGACGATCCTGCCACACGCAGTCAAACCGCCCCGATGGGGCTCTTTCTCGGAACTGCCGCGGTTACGATCTTCGTTGTATCAGGAGGTCTGCAGACCATGGTCAGATGCCTCTATGGAAGTTATCTGATCTGGCCCGTGTATCGGCTGCTACCGCCCCTGACCCACCACGGGGCAATGGAGTTTATCGGGCTTCTCGACCATATCATGCATACGACCCTCGTGGTCGCCGGGCCCGTGCTAGCTCTGCTGCTTCTGATCGACGTATCCCTCATGCTGCTCGGGCGCTTTGCGCCGCAAATCAAGCTGAACGATCTCTCTCCGACCATCAAGAATGCCGCCTTTGGCATCATTATGGTCAGCTACGCCGTCTTCCTGATCGAATATATGGGAGCAGAGATCATTCGGTTCAACGGCGTGCTGGAGTGGCTCGAGAAGTTCTTGAAATGA
- a CDS encoding EscS/YscS/HrcS family type III secretion system export apparatus protein, whose translation MDEASILTHLSRSLVLFMIWVLPPLLAALVAGLGIGIVQAATQLQDQTLPLTVKLLVVVAVLVLFAPVLSAPLIEQAQHIFTEFPALTARY comes from the coding sequence ATGGACGAGGCCAGCATCCTCACCCACCTGAGCCGATCACTGGTCCTGTTCATGATCTGGGTTTTACCGCCGCTCCTGGCAGCCCTCGTGGCCGGATTGGGTATCGGCATCGTGCAGGCCGCAACCCAGCTCCAGGATCAAACCTTGCCGCTTACCGTGAAGCTCCTCGTCGTCGTCGCCGTGCTCGTTCTGTTTGCTCCGGTGCTGAGCGCGCCGCTGATCGAGCAAGCCCAGCATATCTTCACTGAGTTCCCCGCGCTCACAGCGAGGTATTAG
- a CDS encoding VirK family protein, with product MKFTGRALPILLSLLSAASVSAPARADEPAPKYTEVLSALQAGKNVKLILDMSRCTTAEGGKPASATQAGLVINAFRVTVQNGISFVNAHQTVDSSGHAVTEYIRHSLSREGKLTVRASKLVVGTTELVNQGEFICELPDGAKFIW from the coding sequence ATGAAGTTTACTGGCCGAGCACTACCGATTCTGTTGTCCTTGCTTTCGGCCGCGAGCGTGAGCGCGCCGGCGAGAGCCGATGAACCCGCGCCGAAATACACCGAGGTGCTCAGTGCCCTCCAGGCGGGGAAGAATGTAAAGCTCATACTGGACATGAGCCGCTGTACCACAGCGGAGGGTGGCAAGCCTGCGTCGGCGACGCAAGCCGGTCTGGTCATCAATGCCTTCAGGGTGACCGTCCAGAACGGCATCAGCTTCGTCAATGCTCATCAAACGGTCGACAGCTCCGGACATGCCGTGACCGAGTACATCCGCCATAGCCTTAGCCGCGAAGGCAAGCTGACGGTGCGAGCCTCGAAACTTGTCGTCGGGACCACCGAACTCGTGAACCAGGGCGAATTCATCTGCGAACTTCCGGATGGCGCAAAGTTCATCTGGTAA
- a CDS encoding response regulator transcription factor, which translates to MRILLVDHHADFAREVKEALLNCGFAVDVTRTVDEAAAALDCANYHMVLLESDLPDGDGLDWLKQLRREGRSMPAVMMSSLNDLRRRIAIFNAGADDFLPKPVSIDELIARMRAILRRSTQMTTPVVTFGNLHFDPIARQVSVGGRILRIARREVCILEHLLNRAGRTVPRASLEDSLYAFDDEVSTNALEVGIYRLRTHLSQAGATLRIRTARGVGYTLELIGAASAA; encoded by the coding sequence ATGCGAATTCTCCTGGTTGATCATCATGCGGACTTTGCCCGCGAGGTGAAGGAAGCACTCTTAAATTGCGGCTTCGCCGTCGACGTGACACGCACCGTGGATGAGGCGGCGGCCGCGCTCGATTGCGCGAACTACCACATGGTCCTGCTCGAATCGGATTTGCCCGATGGAGACGGATTGGACTGGCTGAAGCAGCTGCGGCGCGAGGGACGGTCAATGCCGGCCGTGATGATGAGCAGTCTCAATGATCTCAGACGGCGGATTGCGATTTTCAATGCGGGCGCAGATGATTTTCTGCCCAAGCCTGTGTCTATCGACGAACTCATTGCTCGCATGCGGGCTATTTTGCGACGGTCAACGCAAATGACGACGCCGGTAGTGACATTCGGGAATCTGCATTTCGATCCGATCGCGCGACAGGTCTCGGTCGGTGGTCGAATCCTCAGAATTGCGCGCCGCGAAGTGTGCATTCTTGAACATCTGCTCAACCGCGCCGGCCGTACCGTGCCGCGCGCATCGCTCGAAGATAGCTTGTACGCATTTGACGACGAGGTTTCGACCAATGCGCTGGAAGTCGGGATTTATCGCTTACGCACGCATTTGAGCCAGGCGGGTGCAACGCTAAGGATCAGGACCGCGCGCGGTGTCGGTTACACCCTTGAACTCATTGGCGCAGCATCGGCTGCCTAG
- the sctL gene encoding type III secretion system stator protein SctL, whose translation MTANETVLPDSPRIRPLGPLIPAAELGVWYDAVQTRALAERYLRQVRSWARKAYQQERERGHCEGLRSGSDEMAQLIARAASDVARRKAVLQQELPQLVIEILTDLLGSFDPGEMLVRAVRHAIEKRYGSAEVCLHVSPVNADALRHEFVAFDGTDSRPKVRIDPDPTVGPDQCVLWSEFGSVDLGLAAQLRTLRLSLNPSSQESDP comes from the coding sequence ATGACGGCCAACGAAACAGTCTTGCCAGATAGCCCGCGGATACGGCCGCTTGGTCCGCTCATACCAGCCGCGGAACTTGGTGTCTGGTACGATGCGGTGCAGACGCGCGCGTTAGCCGAGCGATATCTGCGGCAGGTTCGCAGTTGGGCAAGGAAAGCCTATCAGCAGGAGCGGGAGCGCGGCCATTGCGAAGGTCTTAGGTCAGGCTCGGACGAAATGGCACAGCTGATCGCCCGAGCTGCTTCCGATGTGGCCCGGCGAAAAGCCGTTCTGCAACAGGAGTTGCCACAGCTCGTGATTGAGATATTGACCGATTTGTTGGGCTCCTTTGATCCGGGTGAGATGTTGGTAAGGGCCGTTCGTCACGCCATCGAGAAAAGATATGGCAGCGCAGAAGTATGCCTTCACGTGTCTCCTGTGAATGCTGATGCACTAAGGCATGAATTCGTGGCGTTCGATGGAACGGATAGTCGGCCGAAAGTCAGAATTGATCCGGACCCAACCGTGGGGCCTGACCAGTGCGTTCTGTGGAGTGAGTTCGGCAGTGTCGATTTAGGACTTGCCGCGCAGCTCCGCACATTGCGTCTTAGCCTTAATCCATCTTCTCAGGAAAGCGATCCGTGA
- the sctN gene encoding type III secretion system ATPase SctN has product MTTQRSGLDQSAGEGDVHAAIASLRFAAKHVDTRAVRGRITRAIGTLLHAVLPGARVGELCLLQDHASGWSLEAEVIGLLPDGVLLTPIGDLVGLSHRAEVLPTGRMQEVSVGPDLLGRVIDSFGRPLDGRGPIKTVHTCPLRGKAPNPMMRRGIEHPFPLGVRVLDGLLTCGEGQRIGIYGDAGCGKSTLMSQIVKGAAADVTVVALIGERGREVREFIERHIGDALARTIVVVETSDRSAMERAQCAHMATALAEYFRDQGLQVVLMMDSLTRFSRAMREIGLAAGEPPTRRGFPPSVFALLPGLLERAGMGERGSITAFYTVLVEGDGTGDPIAEESRGILDGHIILSRALASREHFPAIDVLSSRSRVMDAVASGPHRKAASVFRDLLSRYNEAEFLIKVGEYKPGSDPLTDRAIDSIEELRAFLRQGPDEPSSFEETVSWMSRLTA; this is encoded by the coding sequence GTGACGACGCAACGATCAGGCCTTGATCAATCGGCCGGAGAAGGAGATGTGCATGCGGCGATAGCATCTCTAAGATTCGCAGCAAAGCATGTCGATACGCGTGCCGTGCGGGGACGGATCACGCGTGCGATCGGCACCTTGCTCCATGCCGTGTTGCCGGGGGCCCGTGTTGGAGAACTTTGCCTGTTGCAGGATCACGCTTCCGGATGGTCACTTGAAGCGGAAGTCATCGGTTTGCTGCCGGACGGGGTGTTGCTGACGCCCATTGGCGATTTGGTAGGCTTGTCCCACCGCGCGGAAGTGCTCCCGACCGGACGCATGCAGGAAGTGTCAGTCGGGCCCGACCTGCTCGGCCGCGTGATCGATAGCTTCGGCCGTCCACTCGATGGCAGGGGGCCGATAAAGACGGTCCACACTTGTCCGCTCCGCGGCAAGGCGCCCAACCCGATGATGCGGCGTGGCATCGAGCATCCGTTTCCGCTCGGGGTTCGCGTGCTGGATGGACTTCTGACGTGTGGCGAAGGTCAGCGGATCGGAATCTATGGAGATGCCGGTTGCGGCAAGTCGACGCTGATGTCGCAAATTGTAAAAGGCGCGGCCGCCGATGTCACCGTGGTTGCGCTCATAGGAGAGCGTGGACGTGAGGTGCGTGAGTTCATCGAACGTCATATTGGAGATGCCCTCGCTCGCACGATCGTTGTCGTTGAGACATCCGATCGATCGGCAATGGAGCGGGCGCAATGCGCTCATATGGCGACCGCACTCGCCGAGTATTTTCGTGATCAAGGGCTGCAGGTCGTTCTGATGATGGATTCGCTGACGCGCTTTAGCCGTGCGATGCGCGAAATCGGCCTTGCCGCAGGAGAACCTCCTACCCGGCGCGGCTTTCCTCCTTCCGTCTTTGCGCTGCTGCCTGGTCTGTTGGAGCGTGCCGGTATGGGCGAGCGGGGCTCGATCACGGCATTCTATACCGTGCTTGTCGAAGGTGACGGCACGGGCGATCCGATCGCCGAAGAGTCGCGCGGCATTCTCGATGGTCATATCATTCTTTCGCGCGCGCTGGCCTCGCGAGAGCATTTTCCCGCCATCGACGTGCTGTCGAGCCGAAGTCGTGTCATGGATGCGGTCGCCTCTGGTCCACATCGCAAGGCGGCATCCGTCTTCCGCGATCTGCTCTCGCGCTACAATGAGGCTGAGTTCCTGATCAAGGTCGGTGAATACAAGCCGGGCAGCGATCCACTGACTGATCGGGCAATCGATTCAATCGAGGAACTGCGCGCATTCTTGCGCCAGGGACCGGACGAGCCGTCTAGCTTTGAGGAGACCGTTTCATGGATGTCGCGTCTGACGGCCTAA
- a CDS encoding CpaD family pilus assembly lipoprotein, with amino-acid sequence MTLRHLCYPIVIGATLGGCANTASIQPAPADQEIQVEQKSSVLFLQSLRGPERHRLRSFIAATSRGRRDALHVGVIGPPRLIAQVAHEARAMGVPTYNISLSASRADLPARSGVRIEVITFEAHPPVCPSLSIVGPTVNDNSFNPTLGCSVRNNLAVMVNEPGDLLGNGAVMPTSGDRAVLPITARGATSAGNRSNLEDETHNRVAPETQ; translated from the coding sequence ATGACTTTGCGACATCTGTGCTACCCGATCGTTATTGGAGCAACATTGGGGGGCTGCGCAAATACTGCCTCGATCCAGCCCGCGCCGGCTGACCAAGAGATCCAGGTCGAGCAGAAGAGTAGCGTGCTGTTCCTGCAGAGCCTTCGTGGCCCCGAACGGCATCGGCTGCGAAGCTTTATTGCAGCGACCAGTCGCGGCCGGCGGGATGCCCTCCATGTGGGTGTCATCGGCCCACCCAGACTCATTGCACAGGTGGCCCACGAGGCTCGCGCCATGGGCGTGCCCACCTACAACATCAGCCTGTCGGCTTCTCGTGCGGATTTGCCGGCTCGTTCCGGGGTGAGGATCGAAGTGATCACTTTCGAAGCCCATCCTCCGGTCTGCCCCTCGCTCTCCATCGTCGGTCCTACAGTGAACGACAATTCGTTCAATCCAACCCTTGGCTGCTCAGTCCGGAATAACCTTGCGGTCATGGTCAATGAACCTGGCGACTTGTTAGGCAATGGCGCTGTCATGCCGACCAGTGGTGATCGTGCAGTGCTTCCCATCACCGCACGTGGGGCCACGTCGGCGGGCAACAGGAGCAATTTGGAGGATGAAACGCATAACAGGGTTGCGCCAGAAACCCAATAA
- a CDS encoding type II and III secretion system protein family protein, with amino-acid sequence MNVVNNEAGEPPMAASGSHYSAFHRLCYVLCALALLFPLAVTAQTKRDGKGEPPRAAPGSTTGTINLTSSQGKTVHLTGPAASIFIADPAIADYQAPSNTTIFVFGKKAGRTSLFALNDNGEALAELRVVVTQPIEDLRAALKAEVGDYPIQVSYTPRGAILSGTAPNADVVETARKITEQFLGAGALVVNKIQVAGSLQVNLSVRVAEVSRSAVKDLNINFTASSPNGAFLVTGKGGGSGAAGGGGTIGIGFSAGNTNLSAVLDALASEHLASILAEPNLTAMSGEAASFLAGGEFPIPVMQDNRQVSVQFRQFGVSLEFVPTVLNNNQINVRVKPEVSELSSEGEVKINGMAVPALSTRRASTVVELASGQSFAIGGLIRRNFNTDIGEFPWLGDVPILGALFRSSSFQKRETELVIIVTPYIVRPGPNPNRMSAPSDRISPPSDAGRILTNTVARPPRERDAPRASAPGLTGSAGFIIE; translated from the coding sequence TTGAACGTGGTTAACAATGAAGCCGGCGAGCCGCCGATGGCCGCCAGCGGCTCGCACTATTCCGCTTTTCACCGCCTCTGCTACGTCCTGTGCGCACTCGCGCTGCTATTTCCGCTTGCTGTCACAGCTCAGACAAAGCGGGATGGCAAAGGGGAACCGCCACGTGCGGCGCCTGGCAGCACCACGGGCACGATCAACCTTACCTCCTCACAGGGCAAGACAGTTCATCTGACCGGGCCGGCTGCGAGCATTTTTATAGCCGACCCGGCGATTGCGGATTATCAGGCACCATCGAACACTACGATTTTCGTGTTTGGCAAAAAGGCCGGACGGACGAGCCTGTTTGCCCTGAACGACAACGGAGAGGCTCTCGCCGAGCTGCGTGTTGTCGTCACCCAACCGATCGAGGATCTGCGGGCCGCGCTTAAGGCCGAGGTCGGCGACTATCCAATTCAGGTCAGCTATACCCCGCGCGGCGCGATCCTTAGCGGTACGGCGCCTAATGCCGATGTCGTCGAGACCGCCAGGAAGATCACTGAGCAATTTCTTGGCGCGGGCGCGCTGGTTGTCAACAAGATCCAGGTCGCCGGCTCATTGCAGGTGAATCTCAGCGTACGGGTGGCAGAAGTCTCCCGCAGCGCCGTCAAGGATCTCAACATCAACTTCACGGCCTCGAGCCCAAACGGCGCTTTCCTTGTGACCGGCAAAGGGGGCGGGTCCGGCGCGGCCGGCGGGGGCGGCACGATCGGGATTGGGTTTAGCGCCGGCAATACCAACCTGAGCGCTGTTCTCGACGCTCTCGCGAGCGAGCACCTCGCCTCAATCCTGGCTGAGCCGAATTTAACGGCCATGTCCGGCGAAGCCGCAAGCTTCCTCGCCGGCGGCGAATTCCCCATTCCGGTGATGCAGGACAACCGGCAGGTTTCCGTCCAATTTCGCCAGTTCGGCGTGAGCCTCGAGTTCGTTCCGACGGTTCTCAACAATAATCAGATCAACGTCCGTGTGAAGCCCGAAGTCAGCGAATTGTCGAGCGAAGGCGAAGTCAAAATCAATGGCATGGCGGTCCCTGCCCTCTCGACTCGGCGGGCGAGCACTGTGGTCGAGCTCGCCAGCGGTCAGAGCTTTGCAATCGGCGGCCTCATCAGGCGCAACTTCAACACTGATATCGGCGAGTTTCCCTGGCTCGGCGATGTGCCGATCCTGGGCGCGCTTTTTCGCTCCTCATCGTTTCAAAAACGTGAAACCGAGCTGGTCATTATTGTCACGCCCTACATCGTGCGGCCCGGACCGAACCCGAACCGGATGAGTGCGCCGAGCGACCGCATCTCACCGCCCTCAGACGCGGGGCGGATTTTGACGAACACGGTGGCCCGGCCGCCGCGAGAGCGCGATGCGCCTCGCGCCAGCGCACCAGGATTGACCGGCAGCGCCGGCTTTATTATCGAATGA